ATATCATATTCATTGTTATGACAAAGTATTCCCGGTGCGGCAGCAATCACAGGTTGCACATCTAGTACTTCAATATCTGAGTATTTGGTTGCAAGAGTTAGTATTTCAACATATCCATCTCCGTTATTATTTCCTTGAGTATTTGTTTGAGCGACTCCGCTATTGTATGAACCTCCTCCATCACCATAATCATAATATTGGCTACCTCCATTGTATCCTCCACCGCCACCTGCTCCGCAACTACCTCCGCAACTACTATGAGCACCACCACCACCGCCAAATCCTCCTTGTGCAGTAGGTGCTGAGCTACTGAGTCCACCAGCTCCACCATTCAAAAATGCCTTTCCCCCTGTTACACCATAACTGCCTGCACTTCCTGAGAGAGCTCCGTCAGTCTTATATCCTCCACCTGCGCAAGCAATTACTCCCTGTGCTGTTCCGCCATTTTGTGTTCCGTTGTTGGTTGCCAATCCGGGATTACCGTCTCGGTTCATAGCACCACCACCACCACCGGCAACAATAAGAATCGTATTGGTTGTTACGTTCACTACATAAGAACCACCGCCACCACCACCACCGGTACCATTTATTCCTTTTTGACCCACGAGAATATATATTTCTTCACCGGCATTCAAATCAAAAGTTCCTTGGATTGTAGCGCCCTTTCCACCCACAAAAGAACCACTATTGTAGTCCCCGCCTTTTGCACCTGCAACGGTTATTTGGTATGTACCATCATCTGGCACCCTCCATGATTGAATACCGCTAATAGATGTAACTTTCCCATCTAAATTAGTTGAGCTGTATGCAGAGTTAATTTGGGCTTGTGTCGGACCTAATCTTGCTGTTGCACCTGCAGTGGTAAATTTATAAGTTTGTCCAAATACAGTCGAAGTGCAAATGAAAAAAAGTGATAGTAATAGATTCGGTACAAATTGATTACTAAGATACCACCGGATTTGCTTAGATAGCTTGATTCTGTGTGTAATAAGCTCTGATGGTGTGTTGTAAATGTTGTAATGTGTTTTCATGATTATTAATAGGTAATTTACATAGTGCTAAATTATATGAATCTATTTGAATTCTTCTTCTTTTTTTTTCTTTTTTTCCGATATAGAGCGTTATCTAGTCCTAAATCGATAAAAATGAGTTTGTTAATTTCACAAAAAAGCTTCCCTTTTGAGGAGGCTTTTTTGTGATTTACTTTCTTCTTGATTACTTCGCAATAATAACCTTGTGAGTCAGCACTTGATTGTCATGAGTAGTAACTCTGATCAAGTACACCCCGTTCGCCATGTTTGACAAATCGATGATGTATTGAGCATTTGTGTTGTTTTGAGTAGATAACAGAACAGTTTCACCCACCATGTTTGAAACAGCGATATTGCTTACGGTAACATTGTTGTTGTTAGCAATAGTAACAATGCCATTACTTGGATTAGGGAAAAGTTCGAAACCTAATTGAGCAAAAGTTGAGTTTACATCAAGGTTCTGAACCACGTGTTCCAATGTTTTTTCGCACTGGCAACCTTCGGGAGAAGTTACAATTAATTTCACTTTGAACTTACCATCATTGCTGTATTGGTGGTTAGGGTTAGGCGCAGTGGAAACAACTCCGTCTCCAAAATACCATTTGTAGTCAGCACCTACCACCGGCACATCAAAGGTATATCCTCTTTGTCCGAAAGTCCAATCGTGATTAATTGTGAAATCGCAAGAAGGAATAATACCCACATTCACAGTTTTAGAAATAGTGTCAGGGCAAATACCAAACTTAGAAGATGCAATCAAAGTAATAACATAGCTTTCAGGAGATGTATTTGAGTATGTATGAAGTGGTGTAGTCATATCACCGTATGTCATGCCATCGCCCATATCCCAGAAACTATGGAAATTGCCAAACTCAACTGTAGTATTGTTAGCAAGTTGGAGTGTGTTGCCGGCACAAGTGGTTTGTGCGATATCGAAATCGGCATTGGGACGATAACCTGTTCTTACTGAAGATGCTTTAAAAGCCGAACATCCATTGTCATAATTAACAGTCAGACTCATATTGTATTCTCCTGCGCTGTCAAATTTCACAGAAGGCTCTCTGTCTGCGTATAAAATTCCATCAATATTCCATATAAAATCAATAGTGCTGTATATATTAGTAATTCCACTATTGAAGATAATTGGACTGTTGCTGCACACATCGGACGTAGAGAAGTTAATGATAGGAGCTTCCATCACCACAATAGATTTAGTCATAGAATCAACACAGCCAAATTGTGATGTTGTTTTAAGAGTAATCAATTGTTCACCGTATGCAGTAAATGTTACTAAAGGATTTTTATCAAATGAACGCACATTGTTGCTTCCAATGGTCCATTCGCTACCCCATGATGAGAATGGAATGGTTGTGAGGTTGCTCAAGGTTACATTGCTGTTCTGACAGATGCTGGCAGGAGAAGTAAAATTAGCAACAGGGTTGGGATAGTTATAAACAGATTTTGTTATTTCAGAATGACAACCATTGTCAGACGTAGCAGTAAGTGTTACTTGATAAGGACCGGGTTGTGTATAAACATGAGTAGGGTCTTTGAGTGTACTTTCGTTTTCGTCACCGAAATTCCAAACGTAAGTCATTGTACCCGCAGCTAATGTACTATTATTGGTAAACTGGAATGGATTCAAACCGCATTGATTGTCAAAAGCAAAGTCAGCTACCGGAGTTTCAATAACATTAATAGTTTTAATCATAGAGTCAGCAAACCCTAAGTCAGAAGTAACAACCAATTTGACATTGTATATACCTTTCGTGTTAAATACTTTTTGAGGTGAGAAGAGAGTAGAAGTAGAACCATCGCCAAAATCCCAAAATACTTTAGGAATTGTTCCGGAAGCAATAGATGAATTATTTACAAATTGCAACACACTTCCTAAGCAGCCTCCAACATCTTCATAAGTTACATCAGGCATTGGAGCAATATGTAATTGACGAGATATAACAGAATCGCACATACCGTATGATTTATCTTTTAAAGTAAAGTAGATAAAGACATCTTTATCAATATCTTCTTTTTTAAACTTCATAGTAACATACCCGTCATTACTTCCAGAAGGAAATACAACATTGTATCTGTCAGATGGTAGTGCTTCGTCATCCATTACTGCATAAAAGTTGCAAGCCCAAGTGGAACCATAGGCAATGTTAGCATATCCTGTTGGAGGTTTAAAATTATATCGATAAGTTTTATCATGAGTTATTAAATCCGGTTTATCTGTACCAGGGTATCCCGGGAAATTATTGAAATTATTATCAGGAAGGAAACTACTTCCATAAGGTAATGAAGTTACGGGATAGTAGTTTGTTACTCGGTTGTTAGTTGTGTCGTCACTATCGCTTAAAACCTTAGTCAGATTAAGTGTAATACCTCCTGTTCCGGTAGTAGTCATTGTAACTTTCTGTGAAGATATACGGTAAACCTTTGATGTGCCATTAGCAAGATCACGTACATCGAAGAAATCAAATTTTAATACAGGCATACCCGGTACGGTAACTTCAAAGTTCAAGAATGTAGCATCATCCGGTCCATTATTTTTTAAAGTAATATCAAATTCATAAGGTGTTTTAACACACATTACTCCGGGATTAGGAGTAACAGGTTTTACAGATACTGCTTCAATATCTGCGGCTCCTACACTGATTACGGTGATATCCACCTTTCCGTGTCCGGTGTTTACACCCGGTGTATTACTTTGATTATCTCCAACGTTATAAGAACCACCGCCACCGGCCATATATCCCCCATCTCCACCGGAGTATCCACCACCACCACCACCACCATTACAACCCCCGCCAGAACCGCCACAACCAAACCCGCCATCTGCCGATCCACACGACCCTCCGGTACCTCCTTCAGCGCCATTGATAAATGCTTTGCCACCATTACCCCACGTACCATCATTCGCACCATCGCCAAGTAGTCCGCCACCTGCGCTGCCCCATGAAGATGAAATTGCTCCGCCATATCCAATACCGGATGGCTTTGCATTACAAGGGCTAGTAGAACTTATCATTAGCTCGCCACCGGCTTTAGTAATGCGCCCGTCACAACTGTTTTGCGAAACAGCTGCTCTAGAACCAGCACCCCCGCCTGCAATGATTAAAGGAGTGTTATCCGTTAAGGTTACAAAACTACCACCACCACCACCACCATTGGACCCATATGAGCCTAGTCCGGCTTGACCTACTACAATTTTTAATGTTTGCCCGCCTATCAAATAAAATTCACCGGACATTTTTGCACCTTTCCCTCCGGTATATCCTGATTGAGCATTAAAGCCCTGACCTCCGTAAGCCTCAATTTTATATGTACCTGATGCCGGCACCGTAAAAAGTTGAATGCCATTTGAGGATGTAACTAAACCGCTAAGGTTAGTTGATGCATATGCGGTGTTAATTTGCGCTTGTGTTGGTCCTTTAGACCCGACAGCACCACAGTTTGTAAACTTGTACACTTGTTGTCCGTGTAGAAATGTGCATGCTGAGAGCAAAATTCCTAAGAATGACAACTTGAATACTCTTTGACTGCTCCACCCTAAGGTAAAAAAGTGTTTAGTAATGGATAAATTGTAATGTGTTTTCATGTGAGTAAAATTTATTTCATAGATAATTACACTTCAAACATAGATAATTTATCAATTTGTTGTTTGCTTTTTCATTAAAAACTTTTTTAGTACATTTATATTGGCATTGTAAATTATTGAAAATAAATGTAATACAAACAAAAAAGCCTCCGCAAAGCGGAGGCTTTTTGAACATTCAAAGTCAGTTTTTACTTAGTAATTATCACTTTGTGTGTCAACACTTGATTCTCAAGTGTTGTAACTCTGATTAAATATACCCCGTTTGTCAAATCAGACAAGTTAAGAGTGTATTGACTGTCAGCATTATGTTGAGAAGAATTCAGTACAGTTTCACCCACGATATTGGTTACTGAAATATTGCTAACGGTTACATTGTTGTTATTGGTGATAGTAACAATACCATTGCTAGGATTAGGATATAAACCAAATCCGAACTGAGCAAAAGTAGTATTCACATCAAGGTTTTGAACCACATTGTCAATCACTTTTTCACATTGACAACCCTCTGGAGAAGTAACAATTAACTTCACAGGGAATTTGCCATCACGATTGTACTTGTGAATAGGGGATTGTTCGTTAGACAAAAGCCCATCACCAAAATACCATTTGTATTCAGCACCTTGGTGTTCAGGAGTAAAGGTATAGCCTCTTTGACCAAAAGTCCAATCATGTGTAATATTAAAGTTACAAGAAGGTACAACACCAATGGTAACATCGTGCGCAACAGTGTCAGGGCAGATCCCGTTTTCTGAAGTAGCAACTAAAGTAATGGTATATTGAGTAGGAGCAGCATTGTTGTAGATGTGATTAGGAGTAACCACATTTGAGTAGGTAGCTCCATCACCCATATTCCAATAATAAAGAGCCTTGTTGTAAGCAACAGTCGTGTTATTGGAAATGCTAATAGGCTCACCGGCACAAGTAACATCAGGGAGAGAGAAATCCGCATGGGGTCTATAACCGGTTTCAACTACCATAGATTTAGAAGCTGAACAAGCGTTGTCATAAGTGATATTTAGGCTTACATTATATTTTCCTGCTTTACCGATACTGAAAGTAGGGTCAGATTTAGCTGATAGCATTCCCCCCACATTCCAAATATAATCCACTTTAATGTTTTGAGGAGCATCAATACCGCTGTGGAAAGTAACAGGTGTATTAGAACAAACATCAGAATAGGTAATATTAATGCCGGGACCCGGAATAACATTAGCTAATTTGACAATAGAATCAGTACATCCGAATTGTGTTGTTACTTTTAATTTAACCCACTGTTGTCCATGTTCCTGAAAGACGATAGAAGGACTCTTTTCAAAAATTCTCATATTGTCATTTTCAACAGTCCATTCGCTACCCCAAGAAGAGAATAAGATAGAAGTAGTATTGCTCAATGTTACATTGCTGTTCTGACAGATGGTGTTTGGCATAGTGAAGTCAACATTAGGGTTAGGATAGTTGTAAACTGGTTTAGTAACTTCAGCGTGGCAGCCATTATCAGACGTAGCAGTAAGTGTTACTTGATAAGGACCGGGTTGTGTATAAACATGAGTAGGGTCTTTGAGAGTACTTTCGTTTTCATCACCGAAATTCCAAACGTAAGTCATTGTACCCGAAGCTAATGTACTATTATTGGTAAACTGGAATGGATTCAATCCGCATTGATTATCAAAAGCAAAGTCAGCAACCGGTGTTTCAATAACATTAATAGTTTTAATCATAGAGTCAGCAAACCCTAAGTCAGAAGTAACAACCAATTTGACATTGTAAATACCTTTCGTGTTAAATACTTTTTGAGGTGAGAAGAGAGTAGAAGTAGAACCATCGCCAAAATCCCAAAACACTTTAGGAATTGTTCCGGAAGCAATAGTTGAATTATTCACAAACTGCAACACACTACCCAAACAACCACCCACATCTTCATAAGTTACATCTGGCATTGGCGCAATATGCAATTGACGTGTTATTACAGAATCGCATATACCATTCACTGATTCTTTAATAGTAAAGAAAATAGAGACATCTTTATCAATATCCTCTTTTTTGAAATTTAACGTCAAGTATCCATCAACTCCACCCATAGGGGCTACAATATTATATCTGTCAGCAGGGAGTGGTTCGTTGTCAATTACCCCACTGAAACTAGTTGACCAAGTTGTACCATATCCGGAATTATTATAACCTGTAGGTGCAGTAAAGTTGTATCGATAAGTTTTATCATGAGTAACTAAGTCGGGTGTGTTATTACCTGGGAAGCCGGGAAAATTAGCTGCCGGAGTAAAGTTAGTTCCATAAGGCAATGAAACAACATTATAATTTGTGTTCGAGGTATTGTTATTGATGTTGTCACCATCACTGAGTACTTTTGTGATTGTTAGGGTTAACGCTTGATTCCCTGTAACACCACAAGAAATTTTATCAGTAGAAATGAGGTATGATTTTGTTTGACCATTACCTAAATCGCGAATATCAAAGAAGTTATAGGTTAATGTATTCATGCCGGGGGCGCTAACTTCGAAGTTTATAAACGAAGCATCATCTGGACCGTTATTTTTGAACGTTACTTCAAATTCATATGGAGTTTTAACACACATTGTATTTGGCTTTGGTGTAAGGGGTTTTACAGCAATTGCTTCAATATCAGCCTCTCCTACACTTATTACGGTAATTTCTACATATCCGTGCCCATTATTATAAGTGCCTAAATTAGTGATTGGATTGCCTCCAAAAGAGGATGAGTTTTCATATTTGCCATCTGAGGTTTTAACATCAGTTGCCGTAGCTAAAATATAAGAACCTCCTCCGCCTCCACTAGAAATAGATTGAGTTTGGCTTCCACCTGCGCCACCGGAATATCCACCACCTCCACCACCACCTCCTGTATTTCCATGGGTGCCACCGCCACATCCAAACCCTCCTATACAATCTGCAAACCATGCAGAAGTACCTCCAGTCGCACCATTTTTAAACCCTACACCGCCACCACCCCAGGTGCCATTTGTTCCATTAGTTAGAAAACCTCCTCCTCCTCCAACACCTGCAGGACTTGTACAGCCATTTCCACCATTACCATTAGTTCCACCGGAACACATGGCATTGCCGCCTTTTGTTGTTGTTTGTCCATTTGCATTGCCTAAACCGGAACCAGAAGTTTCTTGTCCACCACCACCACCTGCCACAATAATAGGTACATCTAGATCAGTTGCAACGAAGGAGCCGCCTCCGCCAGAACCTGATCCTGAAGGAGAGTAATATCCCCCCATTTGTCCAACTAGAATTTTTAACTTTTGACCACCAATTAACATAATATTAGCTTGAATAATAGCCCCACGTCCATAATTGTTTCCACCTCCACCTCTAGCTCCAGCTAATTTAAATTGATATATTCCAGATGCAGGGACTGTCCAGTATTGAAACCCGTTGGTGCATGTTACTTGGCCATCCAACGTGGTAGCAGTGTATGTTGAGTTTACTTGCGCCTGAGATGGGCCACTTGCACCAGTTGCACCACAGTTTGTAAACTTGTAAACTTGTTGTCCATAGAGCAATGAGCAACATGATGTGCATAGGACAATGAACGACACTTTGAAAAGTGTTGACGTAAGTGTTCTCCAATTTCTCTTGAGGTTTACATGTAATTTTGTGTGGTATTGTGTTTTCATGATATGAATTATTTTGTCATTATTATTTCAGGTTGCGAACATAAATAAAAGATGAATGTTTTGCAAATTAATTAAGCGTTTTTCAATATGATTTGAAAAGATTAATAGCCAAAACTGAATGTATGCGGTATGTTTGTTTACCAGCCTTGCTCACCAATGAGGGGTACAAAACTAAAGTTCTCAAAAATTTCTGTTTTGTAGTTTAAATGGTCGATTTTGATGAGCTTAACCATTTTTTGTTTGTTTTCGGCATTGCCAACAGGGATAATTAATGTTCCGTTTATTTGTAATTGGTTGAATAGGGCAGTAGGTATCTTTGGAGCACCGGCTGTTACAATTATTTTGTCAAAGGGTGCATTTTCTTTCCATCCTAAGGTACCATCTCCTAACTTAGTATTAACATCTATTCCGAGTTTATGCAAAAGAGTTTTTGATTTTTTATGTAATATTTCAATCCTCTCAATGCTCCAAACCTCTGCACCACAGAGGCTAAGTATTGCGGCTTGGTATCCGCTGCCTGTGCCTATTTCCAGTATTTTTTCGCCTTCTTGCGGATTGATTAATTGAGTTTGAAATGCAACTGTGTAGGGTTGTGAAATGGTCTGACCTTCATCTATTGCAAATGGTTTGTCTTGATATGCAAAATGCTCGAACTCGTGAGGGATGAAAAAGTGTCGAGGTAACTTTTGAATGGCATATAATACCTTTTCATTGGTAATGCCTTTGTTTCTGAGAGCTGCTACTAACTTGTTGCGAAGTCCTTGATGTCTGGGAGTGTCTTGCAAAATTTACACAAAAACTAATTGGTTGAAAATAATGATTTTAATGGCTGCAAATAAATTAAATTATTTGTACCTGCAAAATAATCATGATTAAACTCGGTGTAATTGGTACAGCCAAGCAAGTGCAATATGTTACTGAGACGGCTGAAAAGACAGGGAAATACTTAATATCAGGCACCTATATTCCTTCTGCAACATCATGGGAAGATGCGTTTTTTGATGCAGAGTATGAAAATTTCCTCAAAGGTTCTGATTCTCTTTTCTTTTGTGATGGGATTGAATGGTATCCTGCTTTAGTAGAAAAAGCTATTTATAATTTTAAGCATATCTTTTCTGATGGCTTACAATCAGAAAGCAGTATAAGGTTAAAGGAGTGGGAAGGGTTGGTATATGAAGCCGGTGTTGTTTTCCATGCAGGTAATCAATTTTCTGTTTCTCCTCCATTTCTGTCCGTTTGGCAATATCTGAAAAAATGTAATTGGATTGAAATAACAATCAAATTGCCCTTTAAAGATAGAGCACACTTTCGTTCGGTTCTCAGCCAAGCACTTGAGTTGTCAATTAAATCGGTGAGAGGCACTATTGATAAGTTTAACAAAAATGAATCCTATCTCTTTGGATTGGATTTTCCGGAACATTTTTCCTTGTGGATGGACAGCAATGGTGGTACTAATTGCAAAATTAACATTGAATATAGTAGGTATGACAGGGAGGTTAAAGCAGTTTTTGGAACCAATGAAAGACTATTTGAGGTAGATTTTGAAGGTCAATCTGTGTGGGAATTGCAAAAGAGTGAAGAGAATATTCATGCTGCCGGTTTGTTTAACAATGAAAATGAATTAGAATTGCAGCAGCTATTGCCCGAAATTAAAAAAGTCCAAAAGCAAGTTATCTATTTCGATACGTTGCATAAGGAGTTGCTTAATTTTTGGGACAATATCACCAATCACCTTAGCCCCTTAACCGGAATAAATGAACTTGTTGAAGTATCGATTTTGTGCGAGAAAGTTTTTCCTGAATCCGACAAGTTTCAGACTTGCTAACTTATCTTTCTTTTTGTCTTGTTGCTGTCTTTTATCTGCGTGTAAAAAAAGAGAGGCTGAAGTTCCATCTTATTTACATATAGACATGTTTACTTTTACGACAAACGTACAAGCACAGGGTAATCCTTCTGCAAATATTACGGATGGACATGTTTATGTCAATAGTAAATATCTGGGTGCATTTGAATTACCCATTACTATACCTGTATTGGCTCAGGGTGTATGTAATGTAACCGTCATACCCGGTATTAGAGAAAATGGTTCTGCTGTTAACCGTAAATCTGTGAAGATTCTGAAAGGATTTGAAGTTCAAGTGAACTTGCAGTCCAATGAAATCGATACAATTCAGCCTACGACTACCTATAGGGATAATGTTGTTTTTGCATGGATAGAAGATTTTGAGATTGGTACTTTTTCAACCGAATCTTCAACCAAAAACACTACAGCGGACTCGGTGATTATTATTGACAGTAGTAATGTGAATGCATTTAAAAGTCCTTTTTCAAAATATTCAGCTATGGTTAGTATTCAAGCGAGAGATACTCAAATTTTCTTTGAACAGCATAGTAAAGAAAAATTTATTGTGCCAAACAAAAGTGCTGACGTGTATTTAGAGTTAGATTATAAGACCAATATTGAGCTTCAGATTGGGTTTTATGCAGACAAACCGACCATGTATGAACAGATTCCGTTCATTTATTTGTCGCCAACCACAGAATGGAAGAAGATATATTTGAATTTGTCTATCGAAACATCGGTATTAGATGCCAATACCCCCATTCAAATTTTTTATGGATTTTTAAAAGCACAAGGTAATAAAACCCTTGCTCCCGAAGTTTATCTTGATAATATTAAACTGAGTTATTTAAATTGAATAAGTCCTTACGAATATGCTTGTATGTGTTGTTTGATTGGCTATCCGCGTCAATTGCATGGGTCATGGTGTTTCTTGTGAGAAAAGAATTTATTGAATCTCAAAGACACGGCTATCATATCCCTTTTGAATTTGATGCTAAGCTTGTGCTTGGCTTGGTTCTTATCCCGATTTTTTGGCTTATATTATATTGGTTCTTTGGGTTTTATAGGCATATTTTCAGACGTTCTCGACTGAAAGAATTAGGTCAAACGTTTTTTACAACAATTCTTGGTACCATAGTAATATTCTTTGCATTGATGTTAGATGATACGGTTGTAAATTATAAGAGTTACTATATCAGCTATTCGGTACTGTTTGCTTCACAATTTTTATTGACTTATTTCTTCCGCTTTTTATTATCAAGCTATACCAACAAACAACTTAATAGTGGAAGATGGGGTTTTAATACGTTGTTGGTTGGTGGAGGCGAAAAAGCACTCATGCTCTATAAACAGTTGTCGGAGTCTAGAAAGTCAGAAGGATATAAATTTGTGGGAATATGCACCAACGGGGTTATAATAGATGAAGTGAAGCAACTTGGATTGCAATCGTTGGGGTCGTATGAAAATATTCATCAAATTGTTCAAGAACATAATATTGAGGAAGTAATTCTTGCTTTTGAAAGTTCTGAAATTTCAAAAATCAACAAAGTGATTTCTGCTATTGATCAAGAAAATGTTTTTTTAAAAATACCTCCGGATGATTATCACATTTTGTCCGGTATGGTGAAGATGAATAATATACTGGGAACTGTATTAATTGAGTTGGATTTTGCAGTGATGAAGCCGTGGGAGAAAAACTTAAAAAGGATTTTTGATATTCTGTTTTCTTCAATTGCTTTGTTAATAGCATCTCCATTTTTATTCATGATTGCCTTGATTGTTAAATTAGGGTCAAAAGGTCCCATCTTTTTTATGCAAGAACGCTTGGGGTATCAAGGGAAGTCGTTTAAGATTATTAAATTTAGAACAATGGTGGCAGATGCAGAGAAAAATGGACCCCAGCTAAGCAGTGATCATGACCCGAGAATTACGAAGTTTGGAAGGTTTTTGCGAAAGACCCGGATAGATGAATTCCCTCAATTTATCAATGTGATTTTAGGTGAAATGTCGATTGTGGGACCTCGTCCGGAACGTGATTTTTATGCCCGACAAATCAAGCAATACGCACCACACTATGACCGCCTTTATCTTGTAAAACCCGGAATTACTTCTTGGGGGCAAGTTAAATTTGGATATGCTGAAAACGTTGAGCAAATGGTTCAACGCTCCTATTATGATTTGTTGTATATTGAGAACTATTCTTTTGCCTTAGACCTTAAGATTCTAATCTATACTGTTCTTATCATGGTTCAAGGAAGGGGTAAGTAGATAATTTATTGATTTCATACATTCGGCAGTGGAAATTGTAAGATATAGTTATAATTTCGCAACCCGACATCTATGATAAACACAACACAAAACAACGCTCAAAAGGTTCATAATTTCTATGCAGGACCTTCAATTCTATTTCCTCAAACTGTTGAGGAATCTATCAATGCTATTCAGAATTTTGCCGGTACGGGGCTGTCGATACTTGAAATATCTCACAGAAGTAAAGAGTTTGTT
The sequence above is drawn from the Bacteroidia bacterium genome and encodes:
- a CDS encoding protein-L-isoaspartate(D-aspartate) O-methyltransferase, producing the protein MLQDTPRHQGLRNKLVAALRNKGITNEKVLYAIQKLPRHFFIPHEFEHFAYQDKPFAIDEGQTISQPYTVAFQTQLINPQEGEKILEIGTGSGYQAAILSLCGAEVWSIERIEILHKKSKTLLHKLGIDVNTKLGDGTLGWKENAPFDKIIVTAGAPKIPTALFNQLQINGTLIIPVGNAENKQKMVKLIKIDHLNYKTEIFENFSFVPLIGEQGW
- a CDS encoding PKD domain-containing protein yields the protein MPDVTYEDVGGCLGSVLQFVNNSSIASGTIPKVFWDFGDGSTSTLFSPQKVFNTKGIYNVKLVVTSDLGFADSMIKTINVIETPVADFAFDNQCGLNPFQFTNNSTLAAGTMTYVWNFGDENESTLKDPTHVYTQPGPYQVTLTATSDNGCHSEITKSVYNYPNPVANFTSPASICQNSNVTLSNLTTIPFSSWGSEWTIGSNNVRSFDKNPLVTFTAYGEQLITLKTTSQFGCVDSMTKSIVVMEAPIINFSTSDVCSNSPIIFNSGITNIYSTIDFIWNIDGILYADREPSVKFDSAGEYNMSLTVNYDNGCSAFKASSVRTGYRPNADFDIAQTTCAGNTLQLANNTTVEFGNFHSFWDMGDGMTYGDMTTPLHTYSNTSPESYVITLIASSKFGICPDTISKTVNVGIIPSCDFTINHDWTFGQRGYTFDVPVVGADYKWYFGDGVVSTAPNPNHQYSNDGKFKVKLIVTSPEGCQCEKTLEHVVQNLDVNSTFAQLGFELFPNPSNGIVTIANNNNVTVSNIAVSNMVGETVLLSTQNNTNAQYIIDLSNMANGVYLIRVTTHDNQVLTHKVIIAK
- a CDS encoding sugar transferase, with amino-acid sequence MRKEFIESQRHGYHIPFEFDAKLVLGLVLIPIFWLILYWFFGFYRHIFRRSRLKELGQTFFTTILGTIVIFFALMLDDTVVNYKSYYISYSVLFASQFLLTYFFRFLLSSYTNKQLNSGRWGFNTLLVGGGEKALMLYKQLSESRKSEGYKFVGICTNGVIIDEVKQLGLQSLGSYENIHQIVQEHNIEEVILAFESSEISKINKVISAIDQENVFLKIPPDDYHILSGMVKMNNILGTVLIELDFAVMKPWEKNLKRIFDILFSSIALLIASPFLFMIALIVKLGSKGPIFFMQERLGYQGKSFKIIKFRTMVADAEKNGPQLSSDHDPRITKFGRFLRKTRIDEFPQFINVILGEMSIVGPRPERDFYARQIKQYAPHYDRLYLVKPGITSWGQVKFGYAENVEQMVQRSYYDLLYIENYSFALDLKILIYTVLIMVQGRGK
- a CDS encoding PKD domain-containing protein, with the protein product MKTQYHTKLHVNLKRNWRTLTSTLFKVSFIVLCTSCCSLLYGQQVYKFTNCGATGASGPSQAQVNSTYTATTLDGQVTCTNGFQYWTVPASGIYQFKLAGARGGGGNNYGRGAIIQANIMLIGGQKLKILVGQMGGYYSPSGSGSGGGGSFVATDLDVPIIVAGGGGGQETSGSGLGNANGQTTTKGGNAMCSGGTNGNGGNGCTSPAGVGGGGGFLTNGTNGTWGGGGVGFKNGATGGTSAWFADCIGGFGCGGGTHGNTGGGGGGGGYSGGAGGSQTQSISSGGGGGSYILATATDVKTSDGKYENSSSFGGNPITNLGTYNNGHGYVEITVISVGEADIEAIAVKPLTPKPNTMCVKTPYEFEVTFKNNGPDDASFINFEVSAPGMNTLTYNFFDIRDLGNGQTKSYLISTDKISCGVTGNQALTLTITKVLSDGDNINNNTSNTNYNVVSLPYGTNFTPAANFPGFPGNNTPDLVTHDKTYRYNFTAPTGYNNSGYGTTWSTSFSGVIDNEPLPADRYNIVAPMGGVDGYLTLNFKKEDIDKDVSIFFTIKESVNGICDSVITRQLHIAPMPDVTYEDVGGCLGSVLQFVNNSTIASGTIPKVFWDFGDGSTSTLFSPQKVFNTKGIYNVKLVVTSDLGFADSMIKTINVIETPVADFAFDNQCGLNPFQFTNNSTLASGTMTYVWNFGDENESTLKDPTHVYTQPGPYQVTLTATSDNGCHAEVTKPVYNYPNPNVDFTMPNTICQNSNVTLSNTTSILFSSWGSEWTVENDNMRIFEKSPSIVFQEHGQQWVKLKVTTQFGCTDSIVKLANVIPGPGINITYSDVCSNTPVTFHSGIDAPQNIKVDYIWNVGGMLSAKSDPTFSIGKAGKYNVSLNITYDNACSASKSMVVETGYRPHADFSLPDVTCAGEPISISNNTTVAYNKALYYWNMGDGATYSNVVTPNHIYNNAAPTQYTITLVATSENGICPDTVAHDVTIGVVPSCNFNITHDWTFGQRGYTFTPEHQGAEYKWYFGDGLLSNEQSPIHKYNRDGKFPVKLIVTSPEGCQCEKVIDNVVQNLDVNTTFAQFGFGLYPNPSNGIVTITNNNNVTVSNISVTNIVGETVLNSSQHNADSQYTLNLSDLTNGVYLIRVTTLENQVLTHKVIITK